The Paenibacillus sp. BIC5C1 DNA segment GTGAGCCAGATCGGCTACTTCCATGCGTTTTCTCTCGGACCAGGCAACAGTGTGAGCCACCGTTCGGAACCCTAGAAAACATTTTGTATTCGGTTGCTTTTCATGTTAACAATCCTAACACATAACAAAAACAGTGACAACAATAATTTTATTTTAATTATTTTCTTCAATATAGCGATCGGATTCATGTTATATTTCCAGGCGTTTTCACCTCTTTTTACGAAAAAAAAGCTTGTGATTTCCAAAAAATCTTGGTTAAATGTGAGGTGTCATGACAAACACCAATGCAAAAAATCGATACATTCCGAAATCAGGGGGAGATTCTATGTCAGATAAACTAACTTTAAAAAGAGACTTATCGTTGTCTCACGTCGTGACCATGGGTCTGTCCTGGATGTCACCCATGATCTTTTTCACCAGTTTCGGTGTGTTGCATGAAGGTTCCAGAGGCATGCTTCTCGCAGCTTACTTGCTTGCATTTATAGCCATCTTGTTCACCGCGCTCAGTTATGGTCAGATGGCCAAGGCGTTCCCCGTGTCGGGATCAGCGTATACCTATGTAACCAAATCCATGAACCCATTTATCGGCTTCCTTGTCGGGTGGGCCATCCTGTTAGATTATCTCTTCTCCTGTATTATCGCCGTGCTCATGTTCGGTATTAATCTTCACGCACAATTCACCTCGATACCTTCCTTTGTCTGGATTCTGTTATGTACCCTTGTGGTCATGATCATTAATATTATCGGGATCAAAACATCAGCCAATGTCAGCAAAATCTTCGTAATCATGCAGATCCTGTTCATTGCAGGTTTTTGCTCCTTACTTGTATACAGAGCATTTCAGAGCGGGATCACCGCAGGCTGGAATCCGCTTAATACTCAAGATGGTGTCCCCATTTCCACGATTCTTGCCGGAGCTTCGCTAGTATGCTTCTCGTTCCTTGGTTTTGATTCCATTACGACCATGACCGAAGAAACGAAGAACCCAAGGAAAACCATCCCTCGGGCCATCATAATCATCGTTTTATTGGCAGGACTAATGTATTTCGTCACAGCTTTCCTGATTCAGCAGATGTACCCTTCATTCACGTTTAATCATGTCGATTCCGCAGGTTTTGAACTCATGCAATCGATCGGTGGTCCCTTACTTGCCTCGATCTTCACCTTTGTCATTATATTCTCTGTACTATCTCAGGGTATGTCCTCCATGACGACCGTAACACGTCTTATGTTCGTGATGGGAAAAACGTCCTTGTTGCCACGAGCATTCGCATCACTCCATCCTACACTTCGAACTCCAGTGTTCAACATTGTTCTCATGAGTGTCATCTCGTTATCGGCTATGTTTATCAGCCTGGAGACAGCGATCATGTTTGTTAGTTTTGGTGCATTAACCGCATTTCTGTTCGTCAATCTATCCGTTATATTCCACTATATTATTCGTGAAAAACAGCGTTCTCCCCGTGATATGTTCGTACGTTTCCTATGTCCGCTACTCGGTGCCGGATTTGTATTTTATCTTATCACGCTACTCGATGTTTCCTCGTTGATGCTTGGCTCCGGATGGCTCGTAGCTGGACTCATATACTACCTTGTTAAACGTTTGAAGCCCGCAACCATAAGCATATCCAAAGTGGATGAAGCCTTGTAAACAAAGGTGATTTTGTTCAATGGTACTTTGATTGTTCAGTTGTTCGTTTGACATGTTAGTTAGTGAGGGCACACGAGATTTGGCGGTAGTGCTTAACCCACTGACGGATTGTTAGAACACAGCATGTAGAGCCAACAGATAGAGTAATAGAATAGCGCGTAACGGGAGGGATTGCTGTGACGTTGGAACGAATCAAACAAGCTTCCCTGATGTTATTTTCCATCCACGGCTTTGACGGCACTTCGATGCAAACCATTGCACAACAAGTCGGTATACAGAAGCCTTCTATTTACACGTATTTCACAAGTAAAGATGCGTTGTATCTCGAATTACTGCATGATTCACTTACACAGGAGTTGGACTTCGCCCGTCAGTTAACGAAAATTCGTTCTGACGTAGCTTTCAAAGAAGTGCTCTTTCAATTCTTGTCCAGCTTCATTGATCGTTACGAGAGCGAACCGAGTGTTTCTTATATGCTCAAAACATTCCTTTATCCTCCGCAGCACCTGCAAGCTCCAATTCAGGACTTGCGTAATCATTATATCGATGAATTGGAGCAGATTTTGTTCACTGTGTTCAGTAAGGAGCCGGCGGATCAGGAATTCTACATATCCCTTGCTAACTCTGGACAATATCAGGTTGCTGTTCCCTTGCAAAGAACGAAACCTTATCCAGCTGCGGAAAGCTCCTTCGCCTTTTTCATGGTGCATCTGCAAGGGTTGTGGGTTGAGTTGCTACGCAGCGGTGCGGAGCGTGCCTACGTCAGATTGCAGAGAACATGGCCTCTGGTTAGTGCTTCAGTATAATCAGTAGCTCAACATAGAAGAACTCTAGCTAAAAATCATAAGAAAAAAGGCATTCCCTGTCATACGGAAGACAGGGAATGCCCTTTTGGGGTTTGCTCTGTGGCTTTGCTCGATGCCTTTTCTCTATCGCTTTGTTCTGGAATTCGCTTCATTCTAACGAATTGAGGATACGCTAATTCCTTCTTTTTTGTACAATTCCGAATTGTAACGAATCACAGAGACGTTATCTCGACAATTATGGGCCGTTTTTTTTTCTACTTATATACGGTTAATTCTCTTCTTCATATCTTACACATGCAACGCCAACAACAACTTATAGATCATTGCCGCGGCTTCCGCACGGGTCGTCATATTTCCTGCACGAACCGTATTGTCCGTATATCCGTTCACAATTTTGGCTTGAACGGCTGTATTGAGTGCTTCTTGTGCCCAAGCCGGCGTTTGCGTCGCATCAGTGAAGCTTGGTTTTACAGTATCTCCACTCGTTCCCGATTGTGCATCTGCACTTAACTTCAATGCATTCGCCATCATCACAGCCATCTCGGCACGAGTGATCGTCTGATTAGGCTTGAACGTGTTGTCTCCATAGCCCTTCACGATTCCGGCTTGCACAGCTGCGGCAATATCGCTCTTCGCCCAGTCTGGCAGACTGCCTTGGTCTGCGAACGTCGAATCCGACTGCACGGACTTCAAAGCCAATGCCTTACTGATCAACGTAACAAACTCTGCCCGTGTAATCTTCTTGGATGGTTGGAATGTACCATCTGTGTAACCCTGGATAACGTCCATGCCAATCAAACGATCTGCATAGTCGGATGCCCAGTGTCCGTTCAGATCGGACAGATTAGCAGCTGTGTAACTGGACACAACAAAGGTACCCAGATGATTCACATTAGCTGATATTGTTCCTGCTGCATTCGTCTTGCCACCAATGAATACCCAGCTCTGACGGGCTTCATTATAATAGTAAATCGCTGGCTGTGTTCCTTGTGGCAGCTTGGAAGCATCATATTGCAGACTCAATGCTGCCTGATCGTTCAATGTCCGTCCTCCACTGCGAGTAATCTGGACCGCTTGCCCCAGTACATTCAGCGAAGCTGCATTCTGCAATTGGTCCTGGGATACTACGGACAGTTGCAAAGTATCTTTTTCCCCAATGGCTCCAGCCGGAGCGTTGAATTGCACGATATCTTTCAGACCCGTTTGTACTGGCTGATTCGCTTCGACATCTACCTCCACTTCAGTAGTTGAATCTGATCCCGTATCCGGGTTGGTTGGTGTGGTTGGCACGGTAGGCGTTGTTGGCACGCTTGGTGTGCCTCCACCGGAATTCCCTCCAGCGTTGCCTCCATTACCTCCACTTGAACCCCCACTTCCATTGCCCGAACGGGCTTGTACAGTAACCGTACGTGTGACTTCCTGTGCAGCATTGCCGGCAATATCTTTCACGTTATAACGAATGGTGTAGAGCCCCGCCACTTGTGTGTTCACTGTGCCATCAATCTGCACGGAACCACGGATACCTACATTATCGGTAGCCTGTGCCCCAGGCTCGTTATACATATCTCCCACGGTTAATGTCATCTGGCTGCTGCCTTGCAGGGTGATGACGGGAATCTCGCGGTCTATTTTAATGACCAGAGGTAAAGTATACGTTTGTTCCAAATCGTCTGTTGCTCGGAATAAAAGGTTGTGCTCTCCCGGCTCCGTTTCCTCCAGAGGAGTATTCTCCGTATATGGTTCGTACGTCTGCCCTCCATCACGGGATAACTCAATAGTCGCCGAAGTGGCTGGCGCGTAAACTGCGCTGGTTACGCTAACCGTTACGGACTGGTTTGTCCATGTATCCGTATGATACGGCTGGCCGTCAGCGGTGGTCATGTTGTCTTTTAACACCAATACCTGATTATTTGTTCCTTCCACAATGACTGTGAACGTTCTGGTATCCGTTTCGCTGCCACGTTGTACCGTTGCTGTCAATTCCAGTCGCTCATTATTTTCAGGCTGTGTAAGAAGCTTACCCTGTGCATCCATCAATTCCGGGTTGGAGCTGGACCAGCTAATCGTGGCTCCATGTTTTCCTTCAACAGGAAGGGTAAGGTCGGAAGTGACCGCGTTGAGATCACCCAGATCAATCGCTTGAAGCGTATCCGTTACCGCCTGTGCATCACTGTAAGGTGTAGCACTCACGAAGATCGGATTGGAGTAGAACCACAGATCGCGATAGTTCTGATCATTGATCTCGTTGAACCGAGTCTCTGCATCCGCTGTTGTGATCTTCGGATCAAGTTGCGGTTCACCATCTACGGTCTCACCAGCAACATTCATGCCCAGATTTGTACCGCGCAGGCGATAATATTTATCCTGATCTGTAGCTTTGATCTTGTACGTGATGACATTGTAACCTTCCGCATCGGTTGTCCAATCGTTGGACGTGAAGGTTGCCAGCACTTCGGTAGAGTCGTTAGTATCTTTGGAGTATGCGGCTGTGCCCTTCTCGGCCTTGCCCGTCACATCTCCCGCGATGAGATCGACATGATCGACCACCGGTACTTGTCCAGCAGACGTGCCACTGTTGATTGGTTTTTCATAGTTGTTGCTCGTGGTTGGACTCTTGAAACGGATTTTCAGTTCCACTTCGTCACCTTGGGTCACACCCAGGTCACCGCCCATTTCAGCCTGAGTACCCGCGCCGGAAGCCGTGAAGTCCAGTGCGTTGATCAGATCACCGAATACGGAAAATGATTTCCCCGAACGCAGTCCTTCCAGCACGGCTTGCATACCTGTACCATCAACCCACGAATAGGTCTTCGCATATTCGCCCGGAAAATAACCGCTGGAATTCGTGCCAATCGTCTTAAAATGGTAATCCGAATTGCCATAGTTCCAG contains these protein-coding regions:
- a CDS encoding APC family permease, coding for MSDKLTLKRDLSLSHVVTMGLSWMSPMIFFTSFGVLHEGSRGMLLAAYLLAFIAILFTALSYGQMAKAFPVSGSAYTYVTKSMNPFIGFLVGWAILLDYLFSCIIAVLMFGINLHAQFTSIPSFVWILLCTLVVMIINIIGIKTSANVSKIFVIMQILFIAGFCSLLVYRAFQSGITAGWNPLNTQDGVPISTILAGASLVCFSFLGFDSITTMTEETKNPRKTIPRAIIIIVLLAGLMYFVTAFLIQQMYPSFTFNHVDSAGFELMQSIGGPLLASIFTFVIIFSVLSQGMSSMTTVTRLMFVMGKTSLLPRAFASLHPTLRTPVFNIVLMSVISLSAMFISLETAIMFVSFGALTAFLFVNLSVIFHYIIREKQRSPRDMFVRFLCPLLGAGFVFYLITLLDVSSLMLGSGWLVAGLIYYLVKRLKPATISISKVDEAL
- a CDS encoding TetR/AcrR family transcriptional regulator, with amino-acid sequence MTLERIKQASLMLFSIHGFDGTSMQTIAQQVGIQKPSIYTYFTSKDALYLELLHDSLTQELDFARQLTKIRSDVAFKEVLFQFLSSFIDRYESEPSVSYMLKTFLYPPQHLQAPIQDLRNHYIDELEQILFTVFSKEPADQEFYISLANSGQYQVAVPLQRTKPYPAAESSFAFFMVHLQGLWVELLRSGAERAYVRLQRTWPLVSASV
- a CDS encoding S-layer homology domain-containing protein, with translation MFNNKGKKMLAMLTLIPLATGLVMGAFPAAVTYADAGDNTPTNSSTTGSWQTGDLHVHTFESDDAQNSLENVLEAGLTKYGLDWIALTDHLRLSKRDHNGVDIPGGSIPMSKGMNEYQVPQIKALQEAGKYAGKTIFSGFEWDMPTHEHVGVGILTDEPNSTEALEAANEFEYRFTNRDANLFDAADVANWDLTGGRAYTTHQDALAAINWLATKYPTTSYAMINHPSRGKYKYTIADFREFNDLAPQVVFGIEGMLGNQMEPDRGGYNTSYNVANPTADDGYKYRTYGGVDYMVAKVGGLWDALLGEGRHFWNYGNSDYHFKTIGTNSSGYFPGEYAKTYSWVDGTGMQAVLEGLRSGKSFSVFGDLINALDFTASGAGTQAEMGGDLGVTQGDEVELKIRFKSPTTSNNYEKPINSGTSAGQVPVVDHVDLIAGDVTGKAEKGTAAYSKDTNDSTEVLATFTSNDWTTDAEGYNVITYKIKATDQDKYYRLRGTNLGMNVAGETVDGEPQLDPKITTADAETRFNEINDQNYRDLWFYSNPIFVSATPYSDAQAVTDTLQAIDLGDLNAVTSDLTLPVEGKHGATISWSSSNPELMDAQGKLLTQPENNERLELTATVQRGSETDTRTFTVIVEGTNNQVLVLKDNMTTADGQPYHTDTWTNQSVTVSVTSAVYAPATSATIELSRDGGQTYEPYTENTPLEETEPGEHNLLFRATDDLEQTYTLPLVIKIDREIPVITLQGSSQMTLTVGDMYNEPGAQATDNVGIRGSVQIDGTVNTQVAGLYTIRYNVKDIAGNAAQEVTRTVTVQARSGNGSGGSSGGNGGNAGGNSGGGTPSVPTTPTVPTTPTNPDTGSDSTTEVEVDVEANQPVQTGLKDIVQFNAPAGAIGEKDTLQLSVVSQDQLQNAASLNVLGQAVQITRSGGRTLNDQAALSLQYDASKLPQGTQPAIYYYNEARQSWVFIGGKTNAAGTISANVNHLGTFVVSSYTAANLSDLNGHWASDYADRLIGMDVIQGYTDGTFQPSKKITRAEFVTLISKALALKSVQSDSTFADQGSLPDWAKSDIAAAVQAGIVKGYGDNTFKPNQTITRAEMAVMMANALKLSADAQSGTSGDTVKPSFTDATQTPAWAQEALNTAVQAKIVNGYTDNTVRAGNMTTRAEAAAMIYKLLLALHV